The Arachis hypogaea cultivar Tifrunner chromosome 14, arahy.Tifrunner.gnm2.J5K5, whole genome shotgun sequence genome has a segment encoding these proteins:
- the LOC112743590 gene encoding uncharacterized protein → MNFRSLEEFWAFYMTQHSKPSTRRWHFVGTLLSIFFLLCSFLFSWWFLFFVPFSGYGCAWYSHFFVEGNVPATFGHPFWSLLCDYKMFGLMITGQMDREIKRLGKRPVLQVF, encoded by the coding sequence ATGAATTTCAGGAGCTTGGAAGAGTTCTGGGCTTTTTACATGACCCAACATTCAAAGCCATCAACTAGGCGCTGGCACTTTGTAGGGACCCTCTTGAGCATCTTTTTCTTGCTCTGTTCATTTCTATTCAGCTGGTGGTTCTTGTTCTTTGTGCCTTTCTCAGGGTATGGATGTGCATGGTACAGTCACTTCTTTGTTGAAGGCAATGTTCCAGCCACTTTTGGTCACCCATTTTGGTCACTACTTTGTGATTACAAGATGTTTGGTTTAATGATTACTGGTCAAATGGATAGAGAGATCAAGAGGCTTGGTAAAAGGCCTGTGCTTCAGGTCTTTTGA